A genomic region of Candidatus Acidiferrales bacterium contains the following coding sequences:
- a CDS encoding NAD(P)-dependent oxidoreductase — translation MKPHVGFIGLGLIGLPMARHVLHAGFPLTVFNRTRSKAESLEKQGARVASSPGEAAAEADVLVTVVSDPPALEEVMLGEKGAAEGLRAGSTWVDCSTVSPALERKLTATLEKRGVETLDAPITGGTWGAEKGELVFMVGGKAAVLEKMRPVFQAMGKQIFLMGDHGSGQATKLGLNLIMAATLGVFCEAISLVARAGIDRERMFELIQSSMARAGIIDIKAPLIFKGDFSPSFPLRLMHKDLGLALELGNQLHVPMPIAAATREVFNATRALGHSDADYSVIAKFFEQPA, via the coding sequence ATGAAACCCCACGTTGGATTTATCGGCCTTGGCCTGATTGGTTTGCCGATGGCGCGCCATGTTCTCCATGCCGGCTTTCCTCTTACGGTATTCAATCGCACGCGCTCGAAGGCCGAGTCGCTCGAAAAACAGGGAGCGCGAGTGGCCTCGAGTCCAGGCGAGGCAGCCGCCGAGGCCGATGTGCTGGTTACCGTGGTAAGCGATCCGCCGGCGCTTGAAGAGGTGATGCTTGGCGAAAAGGGCGCCGCCGAAGGTTTGCGCGCCGGTTCCACCTGGGTGGATTGCAGCACGGTATCGCCCGCTTTAGAGCGCAAGCTGACCGCCACGCTCGAAAAGCGCGGCGTGGAAACACTGGACGCGCCGATTACCGGCGGCACCTGGGGCGCGGAGAAAGGCGAACTGGTTTTCATGGTGGGCGGGAAGGCCGCGGTGCTCGAGAAAATGCGGCCGGTTTTCCAAGCCATGGGGAAACAAATATTCCTCATGGGCGACCACGGCTCGGGTCAAGCCACCAAGCTCGGTCTGAACCTCATCATGGCCGCTACCCTGGGGGTGTTCTGTGAGGCGATTTCTCTGGTGGCTCGCGCCGGGATCGACCGCGAGCGGATGTTCGAGCTTATCCAGTCGAGCATGGCGCGAGCCGGGATCATTGACATCAAGGCGCCGCTGATTTTCAAAGGCGACTTCTCGCCGAGCTTTCCCCTGCGGCTAATGCACAAAGACCTCGGACTGGCTCTCGAACTCGGCAACCAACTGCATGTGCCCATGCCGATTGCGGCGGCGACCCGCGAGGTCTTCAACGCCACCCGCGCCCTGGGCCACTCCGACGCCGATTATTCCGTCATCGCAAAGTTCTTTGAACAGCCTGCGTAG
- a CDS encoding arginase family protein — protein sequence MAFKIARYPNKIAVIGAPTSAAALQAGHERAPAALRAAGLIAQLEQAGYEVTDLGDCATQVFQPDDEHPRARNVSGVLAALNELRPRVEQAVKSGALPLVLGGDCSIALATLAGLRRYFRSLSLVWMDRDADLNIPATTPSGCLDGMVVSHIVGRGAAELVRFWSELPLVREPDVVLFGTDRLDPPEEEFLSRSPIRHYPAADVLRQGAAVATQAALERVHATSREFLLHLDVDVISADDFRATNYAATGGLRLVDVRAALGVFARRKTLAALEVTVYNPELDPDGSAAQLLVELLVGALAERLQALAAAEAAAPAPRVVKLEPAEVKEALEEKEAEPAVAAEAVSEAAAEPPAPPGELAPAPIPSEPAQLAVEPAVTIPAEEATPPPEGEAVEATPVEPAEAVASESAVHGPPEADSRQAETTQPEAPGEAPETPKPPSE from the coding sequence TTGGCATTCAAGATTGCTCGCTACCCGAACAAGATTGCAGTGATTGGGGCGCCCACCAGCGCCGCCGCGCTACAGGCCGGACATGAGCGCGCGCCCGCTGCGCTGCGCGCCGCCGGGTTGATCGCGCAACTGGAGCAGGCAGGCTACGAGGTCACCGACCTGGGCGACTGCGCGACGCAGGTCTTCCAGCCCGACGACGAGCATCCCCGCGCGCGCAACGTTTCCGGCGTGCTGGCGGCGCTGAATGAACTGCGGCCGCGCGTCGAGCAGGCCGTGAAGTCGGGCGCGCTGCCGCTGGTGCTGGGGGGCGACTGCTCGATCGCGCTCGCCACGCTGGCTGGGCTCCGACGCTACTTCCGCTCGCTCAGCCTGGTGTGGATGGACCGCGATGCCGACCTGAACATCCCGGCGACAACTCCCTCCGGTTGCCTGGACGGTATGGTGGTGTCGCACATCGTGGGTCGCGGCGCAGCCGAGCTGGTGCGCTTCTGGAGCGAGCTGCCGCTGGTCCGCGAACCGGATGTGGTGCTGTTCGGCACGGACCGGCTCGACCCGCCGGAGGAGGAGTTCCTGAGCCGCTCGCCCATCCGCCACTATCCCGCCGCGGACGTTTTGCGCCAAGGTGCGGCAGTGGCGACCCAGGCCGCGCTCGAGCGCGTCCATGCCACGAGCCGCGAGTTCCTGCTGCACCTCGACGTTGACGTAATTTCCGCCGACGACTTTCGCGCCACCAACTACGCCGCGACGGGCGGGTTGCGGCTAGTCGACGTGCGGGCCGCCCTTGGCGTGTTTGCGCGGCGGAAGACTCTCGCCGCTCTGGAAGTCACCGTTTACAATCCCGAACTCGACCCCGATGGCAGCGCGGCGCAGCTTCTGGTGGAATTGCTCGTGGGGGCGCTGGCCGAGCGGCTGCAAGCGCTTGCCGCAGCAGAAGCGGCCGCGCCTGCTCCGAGAGTGGTCAAGCTTGAGCCAGCGGAAGTCAAAGAAGCGTTGGAAGAGAAAGAAGCCGAGCCCGCGGTTGCGGCGGAGGCGGTGTCCGAGGCTGCTGCTGAGCCGCCTGCCCCGCCGGGTGAATTGGCGCCCGCCCCGATTCCATCAGAGCCGGCGCAACTGGCGGTCGAGCCGGCGGTCACGATCCCGGCGGAAGAGGCGACACCCCCGCCTGAGGGAGAAGCGGTTGAAGCCACCCCTGTCGAACCGGCCGAAGCGGTCGCGAGCGAATCCGCCGTTCACGGTCCGCCTGAGGCGGATTCACGGCAAGCCGAGACAACGCAGCCCGAAGCGCCCGGCGAAGCTCCCGAAACGCCCAAACCGCCCTCCGAGTAG
- the ispH gene encoding 4-hydroxy-3-methylbut-2-enyl diphosphate reductase: MSKTVLLVRPRGFCAGVVRAVEIVELSLEVFGRPVYVFHEIVHNRYVVEELRRKGAVFVESLEEVPPGQTVVFSAHGVSPAVRGAAQKRGLRVIDATCPLVTKVHLEALRFAREGRTIVLIGHRHHQEIVGTSGEAPERTVVVGSVEDVDGLQVEDPERLAYLTQTTLSLYDTQEIVTRLRQRFPKIVGPPADDICYATQNRQEAVERLARQTQLVLVVGSANSSNSNRLVEVARRAGARACLIEDEESIRREWMDGVDSIGVTAGASAPEVLVERVTRRLKETGFERLRDLELIAEDVRFMLPAELATHSG, encoded by the coding sequence ATGTCGAAAACAGTTTTGCTGGTGCGGCCACGCGGCTTTTGCGCCGGGGTGGTGCGGGCGGTGGAAATTGTTGAGCTCTCGCTTGAGGTCTTTGGCCGGCCCGTTTACGTCTTTCACGAAATTGTTCATAACCGCTACGTCGTCGAAGAGCTGCGGCGGAAAGGGGCCGTCTTTGTTGAATCGCTCGAGGAAGTCCCGCCTGGCCAGACGGTCGTCTTCAGCGCTCATGGGGTTTCTCCGGCGGTGCGAGGGGCAGCTCAAAAGCGCGGGCTGCGGGTCATTGACGCCACTTGTCCGCTCGTGACGAAGGTGCACCTGGAGGCTTTGCGTTTTGCCCGCGAGGGTCGAACCATCGTCCTGATCGGCCATCGGCATCATCAAGAGATCGTGGGGACTTCGGGCGAAGCCCCGGAGCGCACCGTGGTGGTGGGGAGCGTCGAGGATGTGGATGGGCTTCAGGTGGAAGATCCGGAGCGGCTCGCCTATTTGACGCAGACAACATTGAGCCTATACGATACCCAGGAAATCGTGACGCGGCTCCGACAGCGTTTTCCCAAGATCGTTGGTCCGCCCGCCGACGACATTTGCTATGCGACCCAGAATCGCCAGGAGGCAGTCGAGCGGCTGGCCAGGCAGACGCAACTGGTGCTGGTGGTGGGCTCGGCCAACAGCTCGAATTCCAATCGGCTTGTCGAGGTGGCTCGGCGCGCCGGAGCCCGAGCCTGCCTGATCGAGGACGAGGAGTCGATTCGCCGGGAATGGATGGATGGCGTGGACAGCATCGGGGTTACGGCCGGTGCTTCTGCCCCGGAGGTTCTGGTCGAACGGGTTACCAGGCGGCTCAAGGAAACTGGCTTTGAGCGCTTGCGCGACCTGGAGTTGATCGCCGAGGATGTTCGATTTATGCTGCCGGCCGAGCTGGCCACCCATTCGGGCTGA
- a CDS encoding SDR family NAD(P)-dependent oxidoreductase produces the protein MKLQGKVALITGGGRGIGRAIALRFAREGAAVMVTSRTAPELEKVVHEILRAGGKAAGMAADVASESDVQKVVTATRAQLGPIDVLVNNAGIYGPLDNVENILLEDFDRVIAVNLRGAFLFIRLVIPEMKKRKGGAIINISSVSGKHAFAFNAAYGASKAGLLALTRTVAAEAGIDGVRVNALCPGVIEKTKMYEEVGEKLTARLAVSPEQLDKSTRESILLRRPQLPEEVAGAALFLASQDSSAITGQAINVDGGFVFY, from the coding sequence ATGAAGCTTCAAGGAAAAGTTGCGCTCATTACCGGCGGAGGTCGCGGTATCGGCCGCGCCATTGCTTTGCGGTTTGCCCGGGAAGGGGCGGCGGTGATGGTGACCAGCCGCACCGCGCCTGAGCTCGAAAAGGTAGTTCATGAAATCCTTCGTGCCGGCGGAAAGGCGGCCGGCATGGCGGCTGATGTCGCGAGCGAGAGCGACGTCCAAAAAGTGGTGACGGCAACGCGAGCGCAACTTGGCCCCATCGATGTGCTGGTGAACAATGCCGGCATCTACGGGCCTCTGGACAACGTTGAAAACATCTTGCTCGAAGATTTTGACCGGGTTATCGCCGTCAATCTGCGCGGCGCTTTCCTTTTCATCCGCCTGGTCATCCCGGAAATGAAAAAGAGAAAAGGGGGAGCGATCATCAACATCTCGAGCGTCTCGGGCAAGCATGCCTTTGCTTTCAACGCTGCCTACGGAGCTTCCAAGGCGGGTCTGCTTGCGCTGACGCGCACCGTGGCGGCTGAGGCAGGAATAGACGGCGTGCGCGTGAACGCGCTCTGCCCGGGGGTGATTGAAAAAACGAAGATGTATGAGGAGGTGGGCGAGAAACTCACCGCCAGACTCGCTGTCAGTCCCGAGCAACTCGACAAGAGCACCCGGGAAAGTATTCTCCTCCGGCGACCGCAACTCCCCGAGGAGGTGGCCGGCGCCGCGCTCTTCCTGGCGAGCCAGGATTCGAGCGCGATCACCGGCCAGGCGATCAACGTAGATGGGGGATTTGTGTTTTATTGA